In Ostrea edulis chromosome 4, xbOstEdul1.1, whole genome shotgun sequence, a single window of DNA contains:
- the LOC130053794 gene encoding neuromedin-U receptor 2-like, with product MTDNINNTSDSSILENTSFIWRFIAGTVVMFIGFIGNLTTCLVIIFSRKLHTPTYTAIALLALSDLLALTVRYVDTFYDLYMDVFFDVYYIIWGFVYFAIHASCAHIVLLFYVRYRLVVSPLLSLSRFKPARVLRISCFLWALSIIFGYSYGCFSYYVDVAETGSKPVTLSTAYIVDGVIALSLMVLPICIIMLFHFKKFVIIRLSNSSSAVRLSNQMTIIVAMIIVIHCASILPFCLYAWLEVYLQIKKEALAIDTKLFRDISIAMFFLNHTINPIIYFVWSMRRRGNTSPRRRITSPGIRSVSGSVSETRDSVFSHLN from the coding sequence ATGACGGACAACATTAACAACACAAGTGACTCTAGTATCCTGGAAAACACGTCCTTTATTTGGAGATTTATCGCTGGAACCGTTGTTATGTTCATTGGATTTATAGGGAATTTGACAACTTGTCTCGTCATTATATTTTCTAGAAAACTTCACACACCGACTTACACGGCTATCGCGTTGCTAGCTTTGTCCGACCTGTTGGCTCTCACTGTGCGTTATGTGGacacattttatgatttatacatGGACGTATTTTTCGATGTTTATTACATAATCTGGGGATTCGTCTACTTCGCTATCCACGCATCTTGTGCTCATATTGTTCTGCTTTTTTATGTTCGGTACCGTCTCGTTGTTTCACCACTTTTGTCCTTAAGCAGATTTAAACCTGCGCGAGTGTTGCGTATTTCCTGTTTCCTGTGGGCTTTGAGTATCATCTTTGGGTACAGCTATGGTTGTTTTAGCTACTATGTGGATGTCGCAGAGACCGGAAGTAAACCGGTGACCCTGTCCACTGCATACATCGTGGATGGAGTCATTGCACTTTCTCTTATGGTCCTTCCGATCTGCATCATCATGCTTTTTCATTTCAAGAAATTTGTTATTATCAGACTTTCAAACTCCTCGTCCGCAGTACGTTTGTCAAATCAGATGACCATCATCGTTGCGATGATAATCGTTATTCATTGCGCCAGTATTTTACCGTTTTGTCTTTATGCGTGGCTAGAGGTGTATTTGCAGATTAAGAAAGAAGCTCTAGCTATCGATACCAAACTGTTCCGTGACATTAGCATTGCGATGTTTTTCCTTAATCACACAATCAACCCAATCATTTACTTTGTCTGGTCCATGAGGAGGAGAGGCAACACTTCACCCAGACGACGGATTACAAGTCCTGGGATCAGAAGTGTCTCCGGGAGTGTCTCGGAAACTAGGGATTCTGTTTTTAGTCATTTAAATTAA